Proteins from a single region of Planctomycetota bacterium:
- a CDS encoding Gfo/Idh/MocA family oxidoreductase: MSSPRRGSASFGISPRRTLLRLAALGAASVPLGSHAAADEPRRLRVGIVGLGRGAAYIKTLLGLPGVEIAWLAEVDPRRLAAAMKRVEGSQPAACRGLSDFRAGLDDPQLDCVFIALPNFWHTPAALLCLAAGKHVYVEKPGSHDIREGEWLVAAAARSGKQVQMGNQRRTWMKDAIAALHAGAIGTVRFGRGFYYASRGPVGAPRAPVAGLAADLWQGPVPDDPRHDIRQLAHYDWHWFWHWGNGELGNNGIHFLDILRWGLKAEHPLRVSYTGGRYAFADAQETPDTGTAVYDFGHAGCEWVQSSCHPRPVEQPPAEIVFYGDGGSMVINRDTWVIYDTKGVETSMSTSSVVGTGDASHIGNFLDAVRGTATLNSPIDEGQKSTRLCHLGNIAYRTSTVVRCDPVSGAILDNPAALELIGRPHYRDGWEVRA; encoded by the coding sequence ATGTCGTCCCCGCGCCGTGGATCCGCGAGCTTCGGCATCTCTCCGCGCCGCACGCTGCTGCGGCTGGCGGCGCTGGGAGCGGCGAGCGTGCCCCTCGGCAGCCACGCCGCCGCCGACGAGCCGCGCCGGCTGCGCGTCGGAATCGTCGGCCTCGGCCGTGGCGCTGCCTACATCAAGACGCTCCTCGGCCTGCCCGGCGTGGAGATTGCCTGGCTCGCCGAGGTCGATCCGCGCCGCCTGGCCGCCGCGATGAAGCGCGTCGAGGGGAGCCAGCCGGCGGCCTGCCGCGGGCTCTCTGATTTCCGTGCCGGCCTCGACGACCCGCAGCTCGACTGTGTGTTCATCGCGCTGCCCAATTTCTGGCACACCCCGGCGGCGCTGTTGTGCCTCGCGGCGGGCAAGCACGTCTACGTCGAGAAGCCGGGGAGCCACGACATCCGCGAGGGGGAGTGGCTGGTGGCCGCGGCGGCGCGATCAGGCAAGCAGGTGCAGATGGGCAACCAGCGCCGGACCTGGATGAAGGACGCGATCGCCGCACTCCACGCCGGTGCGATCGGCACGGTGCGCTTCGGCCGCGGCTTCTACTATGCCTCGCGCGGTCCGGTGGGCGCGCCGCGCGCCCCGGTCGCCGGTCTCGCCGCCGATCTGTGGCAGGGGCCGGTGCCCGACGACCCGCGCCACGACATCCGCCAACTCGCCCACTACGACTGGCACTGGTTCTGGCACTGGGGCAACGGCGAGCTGGGCAACAACGGCATCCACTTCCTCGACATCCTTCGCTGGGGGCTGAAGGCGGAGCATCCGCTGCGCGTCAGCTACACCGGCGGCCGCTATGCCTTCGCCGACGCCCAGGAGACCCCCGACACCGGCACCGCCGTCTACGACTTCGGCCACGCCGGCTGCGAGTGGGTGCAGAGCTCCTGCCATCCGCGGCCGGTGGAGCAGCCGCCGGCCGAGATCGTGTTTTACGGCGACGGCGGATCGATGGTCATCAACCGCGACACGTGGGTGATCTACGACACCAAGGGTGTCGAGACGTCGATGAGCACCAGTTCCGTGGTCGGCACCGGCGACGCCTCCCACATCGGCAACTTCCTCGATGCCGTCCGCGGCACCGCCACGCTCAACAGCCCGATCGACGAGGGGCAGAAGAGCACGCGCCTCTGCCACCTCGGCAACATCGCCTACCGGACCTCGACGGTGGTCCGCTGCGATCCCGTCAGCGGCGCGATCCTCGACAACCCCGCGGCGCTGGAGCTGATCGGCAGGCCGCACTACCGCGACGGCTGGGAGGTGAGGGCGTAG
- the eda gene encoding bifunctional 4-hydroxy-2-oxoglutarate aldolase/2-dehydro-3-deoxy-phosphogluconate aldolase — MRAILSRGPVIPIVTIDDVSVAAALARALVAGGIRVIEIVLRTPAACAAVGAMRAAEPDADVGLGTLLSAADVERAVAAGATFGVSPGLTPEIAAAVNASALPFLPGVATPSEAIAARAHGFLEQKLFPAHGTAGIAFLQALAPVLPDVVFCPTGGIRREDGAAYRALRNCPVVGGSWVTPAELIRVGDWDAITALARAASSS, encoded by the coding sequence ATGCGCGCGATCCTGTCGCGTGGCCCGGTGATCCCGATCGTCACGATCGACGATGTCTCCGTCGCCGCGGCGCTGGCGCGGGCGCTGGTCGCCGGCGGGATCCGGGTGATCGAGATCGTGTTGCGGACGCCGGCGGCGTGCGCGGCTGTCGGCGCGATGCGGGCCGCGGAGCCCGACGCCGACGTCGGCCTCGGCACGCTCCTGTCGGCGGCCGACGTCGAGCGCGCCGTCGCCGCCGGGGCGACGTTCGGCGTCTCTCCCGGGCTGACCCCCGAGATCGCCGCCGCGGTGAACGCCAGCGCGTTGCCCTTTCTCCCCGGCGTGGCGACGCCGAGCGAGGCGATCGCCGCCCGCGCCCACGGCTTCCTCGAGCAGAAGCTGTTTCCCGCCCATGGCACCGCCGGGATCGCGTTTCTCCAGGCGCTGGCGCCGGTGCTCCCCGACGTGGTCTTCTGCCCGACCGGCGGGATCAGGCGCGAGGACGGCGCCGCCTACCGGGCCCTGCGCAACTGTCCGGTCGTCGGCGGCTCATGGGTCACCCCGGCCGAACTGATCCGCGTCGGCGACTGGGACGCGATCACGGCGCTCGCCCGCGCCGCGTCATCCAGCTGA
- a CDS encoding nucleotidyl transferase AbiEii/AbiGii toxin family protein translates to MTTGAARPDSFDQRPRRVRSATRSRERAMTSSAEAARERLLIGLALDHLWTETMGIDPSDTKEGPLRLVATLLNRERVAYALIGGVAMQIRTGEPRTTLGIDIAVPRFDDIPRAALVAAGFEHRGRHAHSDTWQAPAGGSGSLRTTVRFSADDVGIADAVSRAEPTHLADGLVIRVATPIDMIVLKLAAAAEPQRRPSKRQHDIADVVALLEEYPHLRDAPTLARLREVRSSLLSLD, encoded by the coding sequence ATGACGACCGGCGCGGCACGGCCGGACTCATTCGATCAGCGACCGCGGAGAGTGCGGTCGGCGACCCGATCCCGAGAGCGTGCCATGACCTCTTCTGCCGAGGCTGCCCGCGAGCGGCTCCTGATCGGGTTGGCGCTCGATCACCTCTGGACCGAGACGATGGGCATCGATCCGAGCGACACGAAGGAGGGGCCGCTTCGGCTGGTGGCGACCCTCCTCAACCGCGAACGGGTGGCCTATGCGCTGATCGGTGGCGTGGCCATGCAGATCCGCACGGGCGAGCCACGGACGACGCTCGGCATCGACATCGCCGTCCCGCGATTCGACGATATTCCGCGTGCCGCGCTTGTCGCCGCCGGATTCGAGCATAGGGGCCGGCATGCTCACAGCGACACCTGGCAGGCTCCGGCAGGTGGTTCCGGCAGCCTGCGAACGACGGTGCGGTTTTCGGCCGACGATGTGGGGATCGCCGATGCCGTCAGTCGCGCCGAACCGACGCATCTTGCCGACGGACTGGTGATCCGTGTGGCGACACCGATCGACATGATCGTGCTCAAACTCGCGGCAGCGGCCGAGCCGCAGCGACGGCCGAGCAAGCGGCAGCACGACATCGCCGATGTCGTCGCCCTGCTGGAGGAGTATCCGCACCTGCGCGACGCGCCCACGCTGGCGCGGCTCCGCGAGGTGAGGTCGTCGCTCCTGTCGCTCGACTGA
- a CDS encoding CIA30 family protein, which produces MLSVTLTLFAGVLAGDGALLPLLDFAAPDAGQVWQAVNDGVMGGRSQGRFRITETKSLEFSGNLSLENNGGFASVRTKPMALGIAAGDTLVMRLKGDGREYMVNIYTTARRMAFSYRAVVATEKDRWQEIHVPLDRFEPTSFGRIVPGMGPVAPDQINGFGFMLGDKKPGAFRLEVEWVKVLRGSE; this is translated from the coding sequence ATGCTGTCGGTAACGCTGACGTTGTTTGCCGGGGTTCTCGCGGGCGACGGCGCCCTGCTTCCGCTTCTCGACTTTGCCGCTCCCGACGCCGGGCAGGTGTGGCAGGCGGTGAACGACGGCGTGATGGGTGGGCGTTCGCAGGGGCGCTTCAGGATCACCGAGACCAAATCGCTCGAGTTTTCGGGAAACCTGTCGCTCGAGAACAACGGCGGCTTCGCGTCGGTGCGCACCAAGCCGATGGCGCTGGGGATCGCGGCGGGCGACACGCTCGTCATGCGCCTCAAGGGAGACGGCCGCGAATACATGGTCAATATCTACACCACGGCCCGGCGCATGGCGTTTTCCTACCGGGCCGTCGTGGCGACGGAGAAAGACCGGTGGCAGGAGATCCACGTGCCGCTTGACCGGTTCGAGCCGACCTCGTTCGGCCGGATCGTGCCCGGCATGGGCCCTGTCGCCCCCGACCAGATCAACGGCTTCGGCTTCATGCTCGGCGACAAGAAGCCGGGCGCGTTCCGTCTGGAAGTCGAGTGGGTCAAGGTGCTCCGCGGCAGCGAGTGA